One Myxococcales bacterium genomic window carries:
- a CDS encoding 2Fe-2S iron-sulfur cluster binding domain-containing protein: MTAKVRFLPADVTVEVAAGTTLFDAGGRITAGIETACVGKGTCGLCRVKVIEGDAALSPYTDVEERHLGNLYRITRLRLACQVRIDGDVTVEIKTRRRPRP, translated from the coding sequence GTGACGGCGAAGGTCCGGTTCCTGCCGGCCGACGTCACCGTCGAGGTCGCCGCCGGCACGACCCTGTTCGACGCGGGCGGCCGGATCACCGCCGGGATCGAGACCGCGTGCGTCGGCAAGGGCACGTGCGGCCTGTGCCGGGTCAAGGTGATCGAGGGCGACGCCGCGCTGTCGCCGTACACCGACGTCGAGGAGCGCCACCTCGGCAACCTCTACCGCATCACCCGGCTACGGCTGGCGTGTCAGGTCCGGATCGACGGCGACGTCACCGTCGAGATCAAGACCCGTCGGCGTCCGCGCCCATGA
- a CDS encoding DNA-3-methyladenine glycosylase: MAERLGLTWFQRPPPVVARALLGCVLVHGARAGMIVETEAYLGPEDRASHARFGPTARTAVMFGPGGVTYVYLCYGIHQMFNIVADRDGRAGAVLVRAIAPAAGLPLDPAIGRGPGKVTRALGLGPGQHGRTLDADALHVRRGARVPARAIATSARIGVDYAGPWARRRLRFTIAGHPAVSRAR, translated from the coding sequence ATGGCTGAGCGCCTGGGGCTGACGTGGTTCCAGCGGCCGCCGCCGGTGGTGGCGCGCGCGCTGCTCGGCTGCGTGCTGGTCCACGGCGCCCGCGCCGGGATGATCGTCGAGACCGAGGCCTACCTCGGGCCCGAGGACCGGGCGTCGCACGCGCGGTTCGGGCCGACCGCGCGCACCGCCGTGATGTTCGGCCCGGGCGGCGTGACCTACGTCTACCTGTGCTACGGGATCCACCAGATGTTCAACATCGTCGCGGATCGCGATGGCCGCGCCGGCGCGGTGCTGGTGCGCGCGATCGCCCCCGCCGCCGGGCTGCCGCTCGATCCGGCGATCGGCCGCGGTCCGGGCAAGGTCACGCGCGCGCTCGGCCTGGGCCCGGGGCAGCACGGGCGCACGCTCGACGCCGACGCGCTGCACGTCCGCCGCGGCGCCCGGGTGCCCGCGCGCGCGATCGCCACGAGCGCGCGGATCGGCGTCGACTACGCCGGGCCGTGGGCGCGCCGGCGGCTGCGGTTCACGATCGCCGGCCACCCGGCGGTGTCGAGGGCGCGGTGA
- a CDS encoding ribonuclease H-like domain-containing protein has protein sequence MAEPQYLVLDLETVPDTTRWSRPELTPGVEAPFPPTWAHRIIVIGCLWLDRDYRLRRLGVIGDDRADEQHVLVELSRWIGRAKPVLVTYNGRAFDLPVIALRSLCHGVPLAWYYRERGVRYRYSEEGHIDLCDWLADHGATRSGSLDAVARLFGLPGKIGVDGSQVEGLYRAGQLAKIQAYCLADVVQTAFVLLRFRLLQGVLAPAAYVDAATALLDALAAEPRVADVIAAIDRDQLLACADPDRPRRDG, from the coding sequence ATGGCCGAGCCCCAGTACCTGGTCCTCGACCTCGAGACGGTGCCGGACACCACCCGCTGGTCCCGGCCCGAGCTGACCCCGGGCGTCGAGGCGCCGTTCCCGCCGACCTGGGCCCACCGGATCATCGTCATCGGCTGCCTGTGGCTGGACCGCGACTACCGGCTGCGGCGGCTGGGCGTCATCGGCGACGACCGCGCCGACGAGCAGCACGTCCTGGTCGAGCTGTCGCGCTGGATCGGGCGCGCCAAGCCGGTGCTGGTGACCTACAACGGCCGCGCGTTCGACCTGCCGGTGATCGCGCTGCGGTCGCTGTGCCACGGCGTGCCGCTGGCCTGGTACTACCGCGAGCGCGGCGTGCGCTACCGCTACAGCGAGGAGGGCCACATCGATCTGTGCGACTGGCTGGCCGACCACGGCGCCACCCGCTCGGGCTCGCTCGACGCGGTCGCCCGCTTGTTCGGCCTGCCCGGCAAGATCGGCGTCGACGGCTCGCAGGTCGAGGGCCTGTACCGCGCCGGCCAGCTCGCCAAGATCCAGGCCTACTGCCTGGCCGACGTGGTCCAGACCGCGTTCGTGCTGCTGCGGTTCCGGCTCTTGCAGGGCGTGCTGGCGCCGGCGGCCTACGTCGACGCGGCCACGGCGCTGCTCGACGCGCTCGCCGCCGAGCCCCGGGTCGCCGACGTCATCGCCGCGATCGATCGCGACCAGCTGCTCGCGTGCGCCGATCCCGACCGGCCCCGGCGCGATGGCTGA
- a CDS encoding fibronectin type III domain-containing protein: MRTGLVSAALLAAATQLASPVAADPQCRVIDLDLQPSDDLQMVAWLEDSAGNYIATLFITDAVGRRGIGNRPGRYDFNSGPRWPYGRRITTFPIWSHKHGLEFPSLEFQNRDDSNLSHPFNQSSSEAFFCRPLAPNEPGWDTATCSSPIFTDKGKVTATGTSLYPPREDIARVDGIDDPAVGMFDQMNPFDEVSQATPAADLPFSLSWPMPGDLPQGDYVVVVEVNKEFDHNSSYRPEDRPSPTGIPWSNYGLPYRGQPSVVYRLPVTVGTSTMTAMTATYAGYGDPDDGDGVDGDLRAPDATISTGVPGSGAARLLLRTDGADTFRVRATARPEDDSIPPGPATELGAPELTPTAATITFVAPGDDGGATPVTGYEVRYRAVEPITDANFATSSPISQAIAPDDPGQVQLFDLTGLLPETTYYVAVRAYDECRNYGPIATASFTTPARAAGEVDACFVATAAYGTLMANEVSHLRQFRDGLLRRSVLGELFVETYYAVGPAFATVVDHSDPLRAAARDGLGPLVGLVRGLKYEAP, from the coding sequence ATGCGCACCGGCCTCGTCTCCGCCGCACTCCTCGCCGCCGCGACCCAGCTCGCCAGCCCGGTCGCGGCCGATCCGCAGTGCCGCGTGATCGATCTCGATCTGCAGCCGTCCGACGATCTGCAGATGGTGGCGTGGCTCGAGGACAGCGCCGGCAACTACATCGCGACCCTGTTCATCACCGACGCGGTCGGCCGCCGCGGCATCGGCAACCGCCCCGGCCGCTACGACTTCAACAGCGGCCCGCGCTGGCCCTACGGTCGCCGCATCACCACGTTCCCGATCTGGTCGCACAAGCACGGCCTCGAGTTCCCGTCGCTGGAGTTCCAGAACCGCGACGACTCCAACCTGTCGCACCCGTTCAACCAGTCGTCGAGCGAGGCGTTCTTCTGTCGGCCGCTGGCGCCGAACGAGCCGGGCTGGGACACCGCCACCTGCAGCTCGCCGATCTTCACCGACAAGGGCAAGGTCACGGCCACCGGCACCTCGCTGTACCCGCCGCGCGAGGACATCGCCCGGGTCGACGGCATCGACGACCCCGCGGTCGGCATGTTCGACCAGATGAACCCGTTCGACGAGGTGTCGCAGGCGACGCCCGCCGCCGACCTGCCGTTCTCGCTGAGCTGGCCGATGCCGGGCGATCTGCCCCAGGGCGACTACGTGGTCGTGGTCGAGGTCAACAAGGAGTTCGACCACAACAGCTCGTACCGGCCCGAGGATCGGCCGTCGCCGACCGGCATCCCGTGGAGCAACTACGGCCTGCCCTACCGCGGCCAGCCATCGGTGGTGTACCGGCTGCCGGTGACCGTCGGGACCAGCACGATGACCGCGATGACCGCGACCTACGCCGGCTACGGCGATCCTGACGACGGCGACGGGGTCGACGGCGACCTGCGCGCCCCCGACGCCACGATCTCGACTGGCGTGCCCGGCTCCGGCGCCGCCCGCCTGCTGCTGCGCACCGACGGCGCCGACACGTTCCGCGTCCGCGCCACCGCGCGGCCCGAGGACGACTCGATCCCGCCCGGCCCGGCCACCGAGCTGGGCGCGCCCGAGCTCACGCCCACCGCCGCCACGATCACGTTCGTCGCGCCCGGCGACGACGGCGGCGCCACGCCGGTGACCGGCTACGAGGTCCGCTACCGCGCGGTCGAGCCGATCACCGACGCCAACTTCGCGACCTCGTCGCCGATCTCGCAGGCGATCGCGCCCGACGACCCCGGCCAGGTGCAGCTGTTCGATCTGACCGGCCTCCTGCCCGAGACCACCTACTACGTCGCGGTGCGCGCCTACGACGAGTGCCGCAACTACGGGCCGATCGCGACCGCCAGCTTCACCACGCCGGCCCGGGCCGCGGGCGAGGTCGACGCGTGCTTCGTCGCGACCGCCGCGTACGGCACGCTCATGGCCAACGAGGTCAGCCACCTGCGCCAGTTCCGCGACGGCCTGCTGCGGCGGAGCGTGCTCGGCGAGCTGTTCGTCGAGACCTACTACGCGGTCGGCCCGGCGTTCGCCACCGTGGTCGATCACTCCGATCCGCTGCGCGCGGCGGCCCGCGACGGGCTCGGGCCGCTGGTCGGCCTGGTGCGCGGCCTCAAGTACGAGGCCCCGTAG
- a CDS encoding M18 family aminopeptidase, translating into MLADLLAFLHAAPTPFHAVDEARRRLDAAGFRALSEAAPWDQLAPGAYHVTTSETNLLAFVVPADPAARGRYRIVGAHTDSPNLRLKPNPEYTVEGYAQLGVEVYGGALLNSWLDRDLGIAGRLLVRDGDELVGRLVRIDRPVARVPQLAIHLDRDVNDKGVALNRQEHLAPVFGLATGARSLTAQLADAAGVDADAIVGRELMLYDLTAPTVAGPADEFIFSARLDNLAMAHAATTALCAAGAAPTLASIPVIALFDHEEVGSASAAGAGGAVLPRVLERLVGSREAFHQACARSTCVSADMAHAVHPNYPGRHEPRHKPVLNGGPVIKTNAQQRYATTAATAAMFAELCRLEGVPVQHYAHRTDLPCGSTIGPITSTLLGIATVDVGNPMLSMHSAREMGGSADAALMTRVLARYLQT; encoded by the coding sequence GTGCTCGCCGATCTGCTCGCCTTCCTCCACGCCGCGCCCACGCCGTTCCACGCCGTCGACGAGGCCCGCCGGCGCCTCGACGCCGCCGGCTTCCGCGCGCTGTCCGAGGCAGCGCCCTGGGACCAGCTCGCGCCCGGCGCGTACCACGTCACCACTAGCGAGACCAACCTGCTGGCGTTCGTGGTCCCGGCCGACCCGGCCGCGCGCGGGCGCTACCGGATCGTCGGCGCCCACACCGACAGCCCCAACCTGCGGCTCAAGCCCAACCCCGAGTACACCGTCGAGGGCTACGCCCAGCTCGGGGTCGAGGTCTACGGCGGCGCGCTGCTCAACTCGTGGCTCGATCGCGATCTCGGGATCGCCGGGCGGCTGCTGGTGCGTGACGGCGACGAGCTGGTCGGCCGCCTGGTCCGGATCGATCGGCCGGTGGCGCGGGTGCCGCAGCTCGCGATCCACCTCGACCGCGACGTCAACGACAAGGGCGTCGCGCTCAACCGCCAGGAGCACCTGGCGCCGGTGTTCGGCCTGGCGACCGGCGCGCGCTCGCTGACCGCGCAGCTCGCCGACGCCGCCGGGGTCGACGCCGACGCCATCGTCGGCCGCGAGCTGATGCTCTACGATCTGACCGCGCCGACCGTGGCCGGGCCGGCCGACGAGTTCATCTTCTCGGCCCGCCTCGACAACCTGGCGATGGCCCACGCCGCGACGACGGCGCTGTGCGCGGCGGGCGCGGCGCCGACGCTCGCGTCGATCCCGGTGATCGCGCTGTTCGATCACGAGGAGGTCGGCAGCGCCAGCGCGGCCGGCGCCGGCGGCGCGGTCCTGCCGCGGGTGCTCGAGCGCCTGGTCGGCTCGCGCGAGGCGTTCCACCAGGCGTGCGCGCGCTCGACCTGCGTCTCGGCCGACATGGCCCACGCGGTCCACCCCAACTACCCCGGCCGCCACGAGCCCCGCCACAAGCCGGTGCTCAACGGCGGCCCGGTGATCAAGACCAACGCGCAGCAGCGCTACGCGACCACCGCCGCGACCGCCGCGATGTTCGCCGAGCTGTGCCGGCTCGAGGGCGTGCCGGTCCAGCACTACGCCCACCGCACCGACCTGCCGTGCGGCTCGACGATCGGGCCGATCACCTCGACCCTGCTCGGCATCGCGACCGTCGACGTCGGCAACCCGATGCTCAGCATGCACTCGGCCCGCGAGATGGGCGGCAGCGCCGATGCGGCGCTGATGACCCGGGTGCTGGCGCGCTACCTGCAGACCTGA
- the boxB gene encoding benzoyl-CoA 2,3-epoxidase subunit BoxB, whose product MTAVVTDEKIPNNVNLAGDRRLQRALEEWQPHFLSWWQDMGPVGFQAQDVYLRTAVSVAADGWANFDYVKMPDYRWGIFLEPKQEGRTHGFGDLHGQPVWDEVPGEFRNMLRRLVVTQGDTEPASVEQQRYLGTTAPSLYDLRNLFQVNVEEGRHLWAMVYLLHTYFGRDGREEAEELLKRRSGDSDKPRILGAFNEPTPHWLSFFMFTMFTDRDGKYQLAALAESGFDPLARTCRFMLTEEAHHMFVGETGVQRVIKRACELMKQDPNGEPRALGGIDLPTIQKYLNLHFTLSLDLFGGEVSSNAADAFAAGLKGRYKEDRYDEHKLIGTHYTMDVLEDGRAVTKDIAMRNALNEVLRHEYIKDCQRGVDRWNKTIKDEGIDFELKLPSNRFHRQIGMWSTVCATPDGELIDRAAWDARKHAWLPSAADETYVKSLMHPVTAPGQMASWIAPPNKGINGQPGEFEYVRLDA is encoded by the coding sequence ATGACCGCAGTCGTCACCGACGAGAAGATCCCCAACAACGTCAACCTCGCCGGCGACCGCCGCCTGCAGCGCGCGCTCGAGGAGTGGCAGCCCCACTTCCTGTCGTGGTGGCAGGACATGGGCCCGGTCGGGTTCCAGGCCCAGGACGTCTACCTGCGCACCGCGGTCTCGGTCGCGGCCGACGGCTGGGCCAACTTCGACTACGTCAAGATGCCCGACTACCGCTGGGGCATCTTCCTCGAGCCCAAGCAGGAGGGCCGGACCCACGGCTTCGGCGACCTGCACGGCCAGCCGGTGTGGGACGAGGTGCCGGGCGAGTTCCGCAACATGCTGCGCCGCCTGGTCGTGACCCAGGGCGACACCGAGCCGGCGTCGGTCGAGCAGCAGCGCTACCTCGGCACGACCGCGCCGTCGCTCTACGACCTGCGCAACCTGTTCCAGGTCAACGTCGAGGAGGGCCGCCACCTGTGGGCGATGGTCTACCTGCTCCACACCTACTTCGGCCGCGACGGCCGCGAGGAGGCCGAGGAGCTGCTCAAGCGCCGCTCGGGCGACAGCGACAAGCCCCGCATCCTCGGCGCGTTCAACGAGCCGACGCCGCACTGGCTGTCGTTCTTCATGTTCACGATGTTCACCGACCGCGACGGCAAGTACCAGCTCGCGGCGCTGGCCGAGTCGGGCTTCGACCCGCTGGCCCGCACCTGCCGGTTCATGCTGACCGAGGAGGCCCACCACATGTTCGTGGGCGAGACCGGCGTGCAGCGGGTGATCAAGCGCGCGTGCGAGCTGATGAAGCAGGACCCCAACGGCGAGCCGCGCGCGCTCGGCGGCATCGACCTGCCGACGATCCAGAAGTACCTCAACCTGCACTTCACGCTGTCGCTCGACCTGTTCGGCGGCGAGGTGTCGTCGAACGCCGCCGACGCGTTCGCGGCCGGGCTCAAGGGCCGGTACAAGGAGGACCGGTACGACGAGCACAAGCTGATCGGCACCCACTACACGATGGACGTGCTCGAGGACGGCCGCGCGGTGACCAAGGACATCGCGATGCGCAACGCGCTCAACGAGGTGCTGCGCCACGAGTACATCAAGGACTGCCAGCGCGGCGTCGACCGCTGGAACAAGACCATCAAGGACGAGGGCATCGACTTCGAGCTCAAGCTGCCGTCGAACCGGTTCCACCGCCAGATCGGCATGTGGTCGACGGTCTGCGCCACCCCCGACGGCGAGCTGATCGATCGCGCCGCGTGGGACGCGCGCAAGCACGCGTGGCTGCCGAGCGCCGCCGACGAGACCTACGTCAAGAGCCTGATGCACCCGGTGACCGCGCCCGGCCAGATGGCGAGCTGGATCGCGCCGCCGAACAAGGGCATCAACGGCCAGCCGGGCGAGTTCGAGTACGTGCGGCTCGACGCGTAG
- a CDS encoding helix-turn-helix domain-containing protein, with product MAAPAPAPLLAQVGARVRAARDEAGMSRRDLSAASGVSERFLAQLEGGTGNISLARFATVADALATTPAELLAGLTADPRRPAIALLGVRGAGKSTVGRELARRLKVPFVEVDQEIQRTAGLRLTQIFELHGEAYYRRVERDVLRKLLARRAPLVVATGGSIVSDDATYALLRARCQTVWLKARAVDHWERVVAQGDRRPMAENPHAFAELEQLLAARAARYALADHTIDTSHRTATAVVDELVALAG from the coding sequence ATGGCCGCGCCCGCTCCGGCTCCCTTGCTGGCCCAGGTCGGGGCCCGCGTGCGCGCGGCCCGGGACGAGGCCGGCATGTCGCGGCGGGATCTGTCGGCGGCGTCGGGGGTGAGCGAGCGGTTCCTGGCCCAGCTCGAGGGTGGCACCGGCAACATCTCGCTGGCGCGGTTCGCGACCGTCGCCGACGCGCTGGCGACCACGCCGGCCGAGCTGCTCGCCGGGCTCACCGCCGATCCCCGGCGCCCCGCGATCGCGCTCCTGGGCGTGCGCGGCGCCGGCAAGTCGACGGTCGGGCGCGAGCTCGCGCGGCGGCTCAAGGTGCCGTTCGTCGAGGTCGATCAGGAGATCCAGCGGACCGCCGGGCTACGCCTGACGCAGATCTTCGAGCTGCACGGCGAGGCCTACTACCGCCGGGTCGAGCGCGACGTGCTGCGCAAGCTGCTGGCGCGGCGCGCGCCGCTGGTGGTCGCGACCGGCGGCTCGATCGTCAGCGACGACGCCACCTACGCGCTCCTGCGCGCGCGCTGCCAGACCGTCTGGCTCAAGGCCCGCGCGGTCGATCACTGGGAGCGGGTGGTCGCGCAGGGCGACCGCCGGCCGATGGCCGAGAACCCGCACGCGTTCGCCGAGCTCGAGCAGCTGCTGGCCGCGCGCGCCGCGCGCTACGCGCTGGCCGATCACACGATCGACACCAGCCACCGCACCGCCACCGCCGTCGTCGACGAGCTGGTCGCCCTGGCCGGCTAG
- a CDS encoding LysR family transcriptional regulator, translated as MATRRPRPSRAPASAPPPGRPSPAATFTLRQLEYAVAVADEKSFRRAATSCAVTQPALSAQIAALEAALGVQLFERDRRKVLVTPAGAEIVGRARAVITAAGAVLDTARGAAEPLTGRLRLGVIPTIAPYLLPRALPAVRARFPRLQLILREERTATILAQLDDGRLDAGVLALPVPGDLAAVRLYREDFLLAAPRGHALLRKAAVREADLDGETVLLLEDGHCLRDQALAVCSAAGAHESGELRATSLPTLAQMVAGGLGVTLLPARAAPALAGRGSGLEAVAFTGVSPGRDVGLVWRMSSARGRELGLLAETLRRA; from the coding sequence ATGGCCACGCGCCGTCCTCGCCCCAGCCGCGCGCCCGCGTCCGCGCCCCCGCCGGGGCGCCCGTCGCCAGCCGCCACGTTCACGCTGCGCCAGCTCGAGTACGCGGTGGCGGTCGCCGACGAGAAGAGCTTCCGCCGCGCGGCCACCTCGTGCGCCGTCACGCAGCCCGCCCTGAGCGCCCAGATCGCCGCGCTCGAGGCCGCGCTCGGCGTGCAGCTGTTCGAGCGCGATCGCCGCAAGGTGCTGGTGACCCCGGCCGGCGCCGAGATCGTCGGGCGCGCGCGCGCGGTCATCACCGCCGCCGGCGCGGTGCTCGACACCGCCCGCGGGGCCGCCGAGCCGCTGACCGGCCGCCTGCGCCTGGGCGTGATCCCGACGATCGCGCCGTACCTGCTGCCGCGGGCGCTGCCGGCGGTGCGGGCCCGGTTTCCGCGCCTGCAGCTGATCTTGCGCGAGGAGCGCACCGCGACCATCCTGGCCCAGCTCGACGACGGTCGCCTCGATGCCGGCGTCCTGGCGCTGCCGGTCCCCGGGGACCTGGCCGCGGTGCGGCTCTACCGCGAGGACTTCCTGCTGGCGGCGCCGCGCGGCCACGCGCTCCTGCGCAAGGCCGCGGTGCGCGAGGCCGACCTCGACGGCGAGACCGTGCTCCTGCTCGAGGACGGCCACTGCCTGCGCGATCAGGCGCTGGCGGTGTGCAGCGCGGCCGGGGCCCACGAGTCGGGGGAGCTGCGCGCGACCAGCCTGCCGACGCTGGCGCAGATGGTCGCCGGCGGTCTGGGCGTGACGCTCTTGCCGGCGCGCGCGGCCCCGGCCCTGGCCGGGCGCGGCAGCGGCCTCGAGGCGGTCGCGTTCACGGGCGTGTCGCCCGGGCGCGACGTCGGGCTGGTGTGGCGGATGTCGTCGGCGCGCGGCCGCGAGCTGGGGCTGCTGGCCGAGACGCTGCGTCGGGCCTGA
- a CDS encoding peroxiredoxin, which yields MLTIGDQFPTFSAQAVVALEPGREFATLDDTSFAGKWKVYFFWPKDFTFVCPTEIAGFGKLDGDFRDRDAQLLGVSTDSEFVHLAWRKQHPDLRDLPFPMIADLRRELAEGTGVLDRAAGVARRATFIVDPQGVIRFVEVTDMNVGRNPAEVLRVLDALQTDELCPCNWTKGAATLSAA from the coding sequence ATGCTCACCATCGGCGATCAGTTCCCCACCTTCTCGGCCCAGGCGGTCGTGGCGCTCGAGCCCGGCCGCGAGTTCGCGACCCTCGACGACACCAGCTTCGCCGGCAAGTGGAAGGTCTACTTCTTCTGGCCCAAGGACTTCACGTTCGTGTGCCCGACCGAGATCGCCGGCTTCGGCAAGCTCGACGGCGACTTCCGGGACCGCGACGCCCAGCTGCTCGGCGTCTCGACCGACAGCGAGTTCGTGCACCTCGCCTGGCGCAAGCAGCACCCCGACCTGCGCGACCTGCCGTTCCCGATGATCGCCGATCTGCGGCGCGAGCTGGCCGAGGGCACCGGCGTGCTCGACCGCGCCGCCGGCGTGGCCCGGCGCGCGACGTTCATCGTCGATCCCCAGGGCGTGATCCGCTTCGTCGAGGTCACCGACATGAACGTCGGCCGCAACCCGGCCGAGGTCCTGCGCGTGCTCGACGCGCTGCAGACCGACGAGCTGTGCCCGTGCAACTGGACCAAGGGCGCCGCGACGCTGAGTGCCGCGTGA
- a CDS encoding carboxymuconolactone decarboxylase family protein, whose translation MTTLDQLKDRLPDYARDLKINLGVVTGTSTLTPRQHWGTAVAAALAARQPDVIAAVTAAAGAHLDEAALRAARGAASVMAMNNVYYRFLHFVGEGNDYQALPARLRMQLIGNPGVDALDFELWCLAASAVTGCGACVVSHDQVVRSKGAQAPQVQDAIRIAAVVHALAATLDGVAATATALTPS comes from the coding sequence ATGACCACGCTCGACCAGCTCAAGGACCGCCTACCCGACTACGCCCGCGATCTGAAGATCAACCTGGGCGTCGTGACCGGGACCTCGACGCTCACGCCGCGCCAGCACTGGGGCACCGCGGTGGCCGCCGCCCTGGCCGCGCGCCAGCCCGACGTGATCGCCGCCGTCACCGCCGCCGCGGGCGCCCACCTCGATGAGGCCGCCCTGCGCGCCGCCCGGGGCGCGGCGTCGGTGATGGCGATGAACAACGTCTACTACCGGTTCTTGCACTTCGTCGGCGAGGGCAACGACTACCAGGCGCTGCCGGCGCGGCTGCGGATGCAGCTGATCGGCAACCCCGGCGTCGACGCCCTCGACTTCGAGCTGTGGTGCCTGGCGGCGTCGGCCGTGACCGGCTGCGGCGCGTGCGTCGTCTCGCACGACCAGGTCGTGCGGAGCAAGGGGGCCCAGGCGCCGCAGGTGCAGGACGCGATCCGGATCGCCGCGGTGGTGCACGCGCTGGCGGCGACGCTCGACGGCGTCGCGGCGACCGCGACCGCGCTGACGCCCAGCTAG
- a CDS encoding cytochrome ubiquinol oxidase subunit I, producing MRGMVIGAVGIVHVFLAQFAIGGGMLLTYLQWRAGRGDELARTFIRSFFKYLVLVSFVAGALTGVAMWFTTIQVGARTIGLMIDEFHWLWATEWVFFFVEVVAGYTFLRVGDRLSDPLRLRLLGLYTFAAVGSLFWINGILAWQLTPGAWVRTHDLWAGFWNPSFWPSLGYRLAVSATLAALAGVLVVGTLDVTRAQRHHLVTAIARLMLPMVAMPVFGVWFLAVIPADSRRWLTGGSVAMSMFLAMAAGATALIGAYAVGGLVWKHLYASSATAALLLALAFVATAAGEFVREGARKPYTVRGVLYSNSIAPDEVARLRRVGSVVDDPYPLRDAARFPNPQLALGAKVYRAQCSACHTLHGANALVDLVTNWSLDQRRLNIAQLQRTKGFMPPFAGTAVELEALVQLLGWEEDGGESQEAAWPEVHDPAALARIAAWLDEAGPAAAPVTR from the coding sequence ATGCGCGGCATGGTGATCGGCGCGGTCGGCATCGTCCACGTGTTCCTGGCGCAGTTCGCGATCGGCGGCGGGATGCTCCTGACCTACCTGCAGTGGCGGGCCGGGCGCGGCGACGAGCTGGCGCGCACCTTCATCCGATCGTTCTTCAAGTACCTGGTGCTGGTCAGCTTCGTCGCCGGCGCGCTGACCGGCGTCGCGATGTGGTTCACGACCATCCAGGTCGGGGCCCGCACGATCGGCCTCATGATCGACGAGTTCCACTGGCTGTGGGCGACCGAGTGGGTGTTCTTCTTCGTCGAGGTCGTCGCCGGCTACACGTTCCTGCGGGTCGGCGACCGCCTGAGCGATCCGCTGCGCTTGCGCCTGCTCGGCCTGTACACGTTCGCCGCCGTCGGCAGCCTGTTCTGGATCAACGGCATCCTGGCGTGGCAGCTGACGCCCGGCGCGTGGGTGCGCACGCACGACCTGTGGGCCGGGTTCTGGAACCCCAGCTTCTGGCCGTCGCTGGGCTACCGCCTGGCGGTGTCGGCGACGCTGGCGGCGCTGGCCGGCGTGCTCGTGGTCGGCACGCTCGACGTGACCCGGGCCCAGCGCCACCACCTCGTCACGGCGATCGCGCGCCTGATGCTGCCGATGGTCGCGATGCCGGTGTTCGGGGTGTGGTTCCTGGCGGTGATCCCGGCCGACAGCCGGCGCTGGCTCACCGGCGGCTCGGTGGCGATGTCGATGTTCCTGGCGATGGCCGCCGGCGCGACCGCGCTGATCGGCGCCTACGCGGTCGGCGGCCTGGTCTGGAAGCACCTCTACGCCAGCAGCGCGACCGCGGCGCTCCTGCTCGCGCTCGCGTTCGTGGCCACCGCCGCCGGCGAGTTCGTGCGCGAGGGCGCGCGCAAGCCCTACACGGTGCGCGGGGTGCTGTACTCGAACTCGATCGCGCCCGACGAGGTCGCGCGGCTGCGCCGGGTCGGCTCGGTCGTCGACGATCCCTACCCGCTGCGCGACGCCGCGCGCTTCCCGAACCCGCAGCTCGCGCTCGGCGCCAAGGTCTACCGCGCGCAGTGCAGCGCGTGCCACACGCTCCACGGCGCCAACGCGCTGGTCGACCTGGTCACCAACTGGTCGCTCGATCAGCGGCGCTTGAACATCGCGCAGCTGCAGCGGACCAAGGGGTTCATGCCGCCGTTCGCCGGCACCGCCGTCGAGCTCGAGGCGCTGGTGCAGCTGCTGGGCTGGGAGGAGGACGGCGGAGAGTCGCAGGAGGCGGCCTGGCCCGAGGTCCACGATCCGGCCGCGCTGGCGCGCATCGCCGCCTGGCTCGATGAGGCCGGCCCCGCCGCCGCGCCGGTGACGCGGTGA